A single region of the Podospora pseudopauciseta strain CBS 411.78 chromosome 1, whole genome shotgun sequence genome encodes:
- a CDS encoding hypothetical protein (COG:A; EggNog:ENOG503NV3Z) has product MLPSFIAEGRPPSVGPSSCQSRKGADVELDRSSRSSTSEDVPPMIRQTRGPIQRPFRQQRPGAAGAWSRRSSDQSGGQPRSALRPSRPQYNQNKQRASTVMGPRQPAIIPLEWAQRKNVLVILSDVPEGPSPWDLKQYFSGYGNVIYVELDESVRRPRAGKVRFEPPPRDTSFIENGRCKILVKGIPHTIDAHFASQYRYESNTIKSPLGNVCAEKMELGLDKFVFGLLTEPTVYMGKKEIPRAASLSLKVDFKRKKLVIGFPLKIEQAWEAFRIDIKFGVIKHIYRVDAAPERTVLVLTLVDSPLFWKRRTNEDGSAWADRTTWEENEMWCRAVNVTDRSDKSSDRKPVSLDEYSNTIDFGRWTTYWIELSYANLATWSKIEHYLRDWNIKTTDATFTQTPNREPELWSILRESEVVSSTVQANSWAADLAALGPDTTIFLPFDVRYQLEVCISQGILCEYSIGRQFLEKLLELADPKGKDPQRARLVLEYAADMGRKIWDPVSLLTDVGALTYYPTTLQLPHYCALVRKVMVTPTKIIFSTPTVETTNRVIRHYWTFQNYFMRIQFTDEQLEGRVKGSDADRDDDLYTRVYRVLFWGIRMGKWHWKFLAFGNSQVRENGAFMFCQPDSHAGDMVPSCDDIRRWMGNFEHIKVVAKYAARLGQCFSTTRVLRGGTFPPIVEIEDINTADGKHCFTDGVGRISPLLSRLVAEDWQVYPPPSAYQFRMGGCKGVLVGWKHAKGTEVHIRPSQEKFSAAYNGLEVVRCSSFSCATLNRQTITILSSLGVPDHVFVDLMREQLSRFDRAMTDGKSAVDMLTSFVDENMTTVSIARMINSGFMDSNEPFVKTVLQLWRAWSLKTLKEKARLAVEKGAFVLGCVDETGTLRGHSKATEGRQRIRRDQLPQIFLQIPDRDDPSGYKAIAGLCIIGRNPSLHPGDIRVVEAVDVPALRHLRDVVVFPLEGDRDVPSMCSGGDLDGDDFFVIWDEKLLPTEWSHPPMDHTPQPPVTSDSKKSIMESLASFFVLFMKNDRLPFIAHAHLATADAEPQGAKSEKCLKLAEMHSVAVDYVKTGVPAEWSNKLNPRSWPHFMERQKGSYHSKTALGQLYDMVHTQDFDSTKNYQSPFNRRILSRYMLDQEVLKTARKIKTQYDIAMRRVLGMLEIRTEFEVWTGFVMSKPRVGSDYKVQEKVGREAAALREQFRAECIKAAGDRHFEKLGPFVAAMYQVTCEEMRIALYQARQPQVLADGTINARRITARSMPLVTFPWLFPDELGRIAGGRENDLIDLGMGNKLKMPRTQEVFNREGLVVEDDEHQSDLRDIDFLKMADGRIVHRGEIVHFFQHDDDGDEQQQESVAQFETEGEPTSASKAELIAGLESVVITPREELLVPVEGQKDLLSEDDRGTVTRDLLNDDDTGTVKPRDDLLSSSPVTVRSLGVGVGEGKGKQKMLPPTLGDFFAVKKEEEEEEIGEQSGGEEEEVEYEEVVVVPKQETALGKLARFL; this is encoded by the exons ATGCTCCCCTCGTTCATCGCTGAAGGGCGACCACCATCTGTGGGCCCCTCCTCATGTCAGTCCAGAAAGGGTGCGGATGTCGAGCTTGACAGGAGTTCACGATCTTCTACCTCGGAGGATGTTCCCCCGATGATTCGCCAGACCAGAGGGCCTATCCAGCGCCCGTTTCGCCAACAGCGACCTGGGGCTGCCGGTGCTTGGAGTCGACGTAGCAGCGACCAGTCCGGTGGACAACCTCGTAGTGCCCTCCGTCCGTCTCGTCCACAGTACAACCAAAACAAGCAACGTGCATCAACCGTGATGGGCCCCCGGCAGCCAGCCATTATTCCTCTTGAATGGGCCCAGCGAAAGAATGTCCTCGTCATACTTAGCGATGTCCCCGAGggcccttctccttgggaTTTGAAGCAGTACTTTAGTGGTTACGGCAACGTCATCTACGTGGAGCTGGACGAGAGCGTGAGGAGACCCAGGGCGGGCAAAGTACGATTCGAGCCTCCCCCGAGAGACACCAGCTTTATAGAAAATGGGAGGTGCAAGATCTTGGTCAAGGGCATCCCTCACACTATAGACGCCCATTTTGCCTCTCAGTACCGATACGAATCGAACACAATCAAGTCACCGCTGGGAAACGTGTGCGCGGAAAAGATGGAGCTGGGTCTTGACAAGTTTGTTTTCGGGCTTTTGACCGAGCCTACGGTTTAcatggggaagaaggagatcCCTCGTGCTGCCAGTCTCAGTCTCAAGGTGGACTTTAAGCGGAAGAAGCTCGTGATCGGCTTTCCGCTGAAGATTGAGCAGGCGTGGGAGGCATTCCGGATTGACATCAAGTTTGGAGTTATCAAGCATATTTATCGGGTGGATGCCGCCCCAGAGCGCACCGTCCTGGTTCTGACCCTGGTGGACTCCCCGCTCTTCTGGAAGAGAAGGACGAACGAGGATGGTTCTGCTTGGGCGGATCGAACGACGTGGGAGGAGAATGAGATGTGGTGCCGGGCTGTCAATGTCACCGACAGGAGTGACAAGAGCAGCGATCGAAAGCCGGTGTCTCTTGACGAGTATTCCAATACAATCGACTTTGGTCGATGGACGACGTATTGGATCGAGCTCAGCTATGCCAACCTCGCCACGTGGAGCAAGATTGAACATTACCTACGAGACTGGAACATCAAGACGACTGACGCCACTTTTACGCAGACACCAAACCGAGAGCCTGAACTTTGGTCTATTCTCAGAGAGTCCGAAGTGGTTTCTTCAACTGTTCAGGCAAACTCATGGGCGGCGGATTTGGCTGCTCTTGGGCCTGACACGACCATCTTTCTCCCGTTCGACGTCAGGTATCAGCTGGAGGTTTGCATCTCCCAGGGCATCTTGTGCGAATACAGCATTGGGCGTCAGTTTCTGGAGAAGCTGCTCGAGCTTGCAGATCCTAAGGGTAAAGACCCTCAGCGAGCACGTTTGGTGCTGGAGTATGCTGCGGATATGGGAAGGAAGATCTGGGATCCGGTGAGTCTGCTTACCGATGTAGGGGCGTTGACTTACTACCCGACCACACTCCAGCTGCCTCATTACTGCGCTCTGGTGCGGAAGGTTATGGTTACGCCGACCAAGATCATATTCAGCACTCCCACCGTCGAGACGACCAACCGAGTCATTCGGCATTACTGGACTTTTCAGAATTACTTTATGCGCATTCAGTTCACGGATGAGCagctggaggggagggtgaaagGGAGCGATGCTGACAGGGATGATGACCTCTATACCCGCGTTTATCGAGTCCTCTTTTGGGGCATTCGCATGGGGAAGTGGCACTGGAAGTTTCTGGCGTTTGGGAACTCCCAAGTCAGAGAAAATGGAGCTTTCATGTTTTGTCAGCCTGATAGTCATGCGGGGGACATGGTGCCCAGTTGTGATGACATTCGCAGGTGGATGGGCAACTTTGAACATATCAAGGTGGTTGCAAAGTATGCGGCCCGGCTAGGGCAGTGTTTCTCGACCACGCGTGTGTTGAGGGGTGGAACATTTCCGCCCATCGTCGAGATCGAAGACATCAACACCGCGGACGGCAAGCACTGCTTTACTGATGGTGTGGGGAGGATTTCTCCTCTGCTCTCTAGGCTGGTGGCCGAAGACTGGCAGGTatatccaccaccgtcaGCGTACCAATTCCGCATGGGCGGCTGCAAAGGAGTCCTGGTTGGTTGGAAGCACGCCAAGGGAACGGAGGTTCACATCCGGCCGTCTCAGGAGAAGTTCTCGGCTGCGTACAATGGTCTGGAGGTCGTCCGGTGTTCCAGCTTTTCATGCGCCACGCTCAACCGGCAGACCATCACGATCCTGTCGTCGTTGGGTGTCCCGGACCACGTGTTCGTTGATCTGATGCGCGAGCAGCTATCCAGATTTGACAGGGCCATGACGGACGGAAAGAGCGCGGTGGACATGCTCACGTCGTTTGTGGACGAGAACATGACCACGGTTAGCATCGCGCGCATGATCAACAGCGGGTTTATGGACTCGAACGAGCCGTTTGTCAAGACTGTTTTGCAGCTGTGGCGGGCTTGGTCTTTGAAGAcgctcaaggagaaggcgaggttggcggtggagaagggggctTTTGTGCTGGGGTGTGTGGACGAGACGGGGACGCTGAGGGGGCATTCGAAGGCTACGGAGGGGAGGCAGAGGATACGGCGGGATCAACTTCCTCAGATCTTTTTGCAGATTCCTGATCGAGATGATCCGAGCGGATACAAGGCTATTGCTGGGTTGTGTATTATTGGTCGCAATCCTTCTCTGCACCCCGGGGATATTCGCGTAGTGGAAGCGGTGGACGTTCCGGCGTTGAGACATCTTCGTGATGTGGTGGTTTTTCCCCTCGAGGGCGACAGAGATGTGCCGAGCATGTGCTCAGGGGGTGATCTGGACGGGGATGACTTTTTTGTCATTTGGGACGAGAAGCTGTTGCCAACGGAGTGGTCGCATCCTCCTATGGACCACACGCCTCAGCCACCTGTGACGAGTGACTCGAAGAAGTCGATCATGGAGAGTTTGGCCTCGTTTTTTGTGTTGTTCATGAAGAACGACAGGTTGCCTTTTATTGCGCACGCTCATCTTGCGACGGCGGATGCGGAGCCGCAGGGGGCGAAGAGTGAGAAGTGTTTGAAGCTTGCCGAGATG CACTCGGTCGCTGTTGACTATGTCAAGACGGGCGTCCCGGCAGAATGGAGCAACAAGCTAAATCCAAGATCGTGGCCTCACTTCATGGAGAGGCAGAAGGGCAGTTACCACTCCAAGACTGCTTTGGGACAGCTCTATGACATGGTTCACACGCAAGACTTTGACTCGACGAAGAACTACCAGTCGCCGTTTAACAGACGGATTTTGTCTCGGTATATGCTCGATCAGGAGGTGTTGAAAACAGCACGCAAGATCAAGACGCAATACGACATTGCCATGCGTAGAGTCCTCGGCATGCTCGAGATCCGCACAGAGTTTGAAGTCTGGACGGGGTTCGTCATGTCCAAGCCCCGAGTCGGGTCCGACTACAAGGTTCAGGAGAAAGTCGGCAGGGAGGCAGCCGCGCTCAGGGAGCAGTTCCGGGCCGAGTGCATCAAGGCGGCGGGAGATCGGCACTTTGAGAAGCTGGGGCCGTTTGTGGCGGCCATGTACCAGGTCACCTGCGAGGAGATGCGGATTGCGCTGTATCAAGCTCGTCAGCCGCAGGTGCTCGCAGATGGGACGATCAATGCGAGGAGGATCACGGCGAGGTCGATGCCGTTGGTGACGTTTCCTTGGCTTTTCCCCGATGAGCTGGGGCGGATTGctggtgggagggagaaTGATTTGATTgatttggggatggggaacaAACTCAAGATGCCGAGGACGCAGGAGGTTTTCAATagggagggtttggtggtggaggatgatgaacaTCAGTCTGATCTCCGGGATATCGACTTTCTCAAGATGGCGGATGGGAGAATTGTGCACCGGGGGGAGATTGTGCATTTCTTTCAGCacgacgatgatggtgatgagcagcagcaggagagcGTTGCTCAGTTCGAGACGGAAGGGGAGCCTACTTCGGCGTCGAAGGCTGAGTTGATTGCGGGGTTAGAGTCTGTCGTTATTACGCCGCGGGAGGAGCTGCTTGtgccggtggaggggcagAAGGATTTGTTGAGTGAGGATGATAGGGGGACGGTGACCAGGGATTTgctgaatgatgatgatacaGGGACGGTGAAGCCGAGGGATGATCTGCTGAGTTCGAGCCCGGTTACTgtgaggagtttgggggttggggttggggagggtaAAGGGAAGCAAAAGATGCTTCCGCCAACGCTGGGGGATTTCTTTgcggtgaagaaggaggaagaagaggaggagattggagAGCAgtcgggaggggaggaggaggaggttgagtatgaggaggtggttgtggtaCCGAAGCAGGAGACAGCGCTGGGGAAGTTGGCGAGGTTTCTTTAG
- the DLD1_2 gene encoding D-lactate ferricytochrome c oxidoreductase (CAZy:AA7; COG:C; EggNog:ENOG503NUBF; CAZy:AA4) yields the protein MSATRLARAAKPFGRSLTCLNSSGKQRFSTSAIPRTSTSGSSEQPRQASVWSYSGVMAVAATAGLFGWGMSEFRHGSLPKTMLFDSLYAYPRYASMHEMEQALREIRQEIGGAEDIISTDPDDLHAHGYSEWSTSNPEGLPVAVTYPRSTEQVSTIARICHKYRVPIIPYSGGSSLEGNFSAPFGGISVDFAYMDRIVQFNKNDMDVVVQPSIGWQDLNEQLAKMESGLFFPIDPGPSAKIGGMIGTNCSGTNAVKYGTMKDWVINLTVVLADGTVIKTRRRPRKSSAGYNLNGLFVGSEGTLGLVTEATLKLAVIPEEFSVAVVTFPSIRDAASAAAEVMQTGIPVAAMEIMDEVQMKVVNMGGATAPRVWKEMPTLFFKFSGTKAGVRENIGLVQKITKANKGSNFEFAKDAREQKLLWSARKESLWSMLALRKEGEEVWSTDVAVPFSRLADIIEVSKKEMDELGLFASILGHIGDGNFHESIIYNRRDKAEVKKVEACVKNMVKRALEMEGTCTGEHSIGWGKKESLLWEVGEDTLGVMRAIKMALDPNWIMNPGKIFDRQS from the exons ATGTCGGCAACCCGTCTTGCGAGGGCAGCCAAGCCCTTTGGCCGCTCTCTCACTTGCTTGAACAGCTCAGGCAAACAACGCTTCAGCACAAGTGCCATTCCTCGCACTTCCACCTCCGGCAGCAGTGAACAGCCTAGGCAAGCTTCAGTATGGTCGTACTCGGGTGTCATGGCCGTTGCGGCGACTGCCGGGTTGTTTGGATGGGGCATGTCTGAGTTCCGGCATGGGAGTCTTCCCAAGACCATGCTGTTTGATAGCTTGTACGCCTATCCTAGGTATGCGAGCATGCATGAGATGGAGCAG GCCCTAAGAGAAATCCGACAAGAAATCGGCGGCGCAGAAGACATCATATCCACTGACCCCGACGACCTCCACGCTCACGGGTACTCGGAATGGTCGACTTCCAACCCTGAGGGGCTCCCAGTCGCGGTGACCTACCCGCGCTCTACAGAGCAGGTATCCACCATCGCTCGCATTTGTCACAAGTATCGTGTCCCAATCATTCCGTATTCTGGCGGTTCCAGTCTCGAGGGCAACTTCTCGGCACCTTTCGGGGGCATCAGTGTCGACTTTGCCTACATGGACAGGATCGTCCAGTTCAACAAGAACGACATGGACGTGGTGGTGCAGCCGAGCATTGGCTGGCAGGATTTGAACGagcagctggccaagatggagagCGGGCTCTTCTTTCCTATTGATCCTG GGCCAAGCGCCAAAATAGGCGGCATGATTGGCACCAACTGCTCAGGCACCAACGCGGTGAAGTACGGCACGATGAAAGACTGGGTCATCAACTTGACTGTTGTTCTTGCAGACGGAACAGTGATCAAAACGCGGCGTCGTCCGCGCAAGTCTTCTGCTGGGTACAACCTCAACGGTCTGTTTGTTGGCTCGGAGGGCACATTGGGTCTTGTCACAGAAGCCACGCTTAAGCTCGCTGTCATCCCGGAGGAGTTTTCGGTAGCGGTCGTGACTTTCCCTTCCATTCGTGACGCTGCTTCCGCGGCGGCTGAGGTCATGCAAACGGGCATTCCTGTCGCGGCAATGGAGATCATGGACGAGGTGCAGATGAAGGTGGTCAATATGGGTGGTGCCACCGCGCCGAGGGTGTGGAAGGAGATGCCGACGCTGTTTTTCAAGTTTTCTGGGACAAAGGCAGGAGTGAGGGAGAATATTGGTCTGGTACAGAAGATCACAAAGGCGAATAAGGGGAGCAATTTTGAGTTTGCGAAGGATGCCAGAGAGCAGAAGTTGCTTTGGTccgcgaggaaggagagtcTGTGGAGTATGTTGGCTCTCAgaaaggaaggggaggaggtctgGAGCACGGATGTGGCGGTGCCATTTAGCCGGTTGGCAGATATCATTGAGGTgagcaagaaggagatggatgagTTGGGATTGTTTGCGAGTATATTGGGGCACATTGGGGATGGGAATTTCCACGAGAGCATTATCTATAATCGGCGGGACAAGGctgaggtgaagaaggtggaggcgTGTGTGAAGAATATGGTGAAGAGggcgttggagatggagggaaCGTGTACGGGAGAGCATTCGATCGGGTGGGGCAAGAAGGAGAGCTTGCtttgggaggtgggagaggatacattgggggtgatg AGGGCTATCAAGATGGCGTTGGACCCAAATTGGATTATGAATCCGGGCAAAATCTTTGACAGGCAAAGCTAG
- the RPS4 gene encoding 40S ribosomal protein S4 (COG:J; EggNog:ENOG503NTXF), whose protein sequence is MGRGPKKHQKRLSAPSHWLLDKLSGVYAPRPSAGPHKLRDCMPLIVFVRNRLKYALNFRETRAILMQRLVKVDGKVRTDMTYPAGFMDVISIEKTGENFRLVYDTKGRFTVHRIGDEESKYKLGKVKRVQLGRGGVPFLVTHDARTIRYPDPLIKVNDTVKINLETGKIEDFIKFDTGAIAMVTGGRNMGRVGVITHRERHDGGFNIVHLKDAIDNSFATRETNVFVIGQDKPWISLPKGKGVKLTIAEERDRKRALGN, encoded by the exons ATGGGTAGAGGACC AAAGAAGCACCAGAAGCGCCTTAGCGCCCCCAGCCACTGGCTCCTGGACAAGCTGTCCGGTGTCTATGCGCCTCGCCCATCCGCTGGTCCTCACAAGCTCCGCGACTGCATGCCCTTGATTGTCTTCGTCCGCAACAGACTCAAGTATGCGCTCAACTTCCGCGAGACCCGCGCCATCCTCATGCAGCGCCTGGTCAAGGTTGACGGCAAGGTCCGCACCGACATGACCTACCCCGCCGGCTTCATGGACGTCATCAGCATCGAGAAGACTGGCGAGAACTTCCGTCTCGTCTACGACACCAAGGGTCGCTTCACCGTCCACCGCATCGGTGACGAGGAGTCCAAGTACAAGCTCGGCAAGGTCAAGCGTGTTCAGctcggccgtggtggtgtcCCATTCTTGGTTACGCATGATGCGAGAAC CATCCGCTACCCCGACCCCTTGATCAAGGTCAACGACACCGTCAAGATCAACCTTGAGACTGGCAAGATCGAGGACTTCATCAAGTTCGACACTGGTGCCATCGCCATGGTTACCGGCGGTCGTAACATGGGTCGTGTTGGTGTCATCACCCACCGCGAACGTCACGATGGTGGTTTCAACATTGTCCACCTCAAGGATGCTATTGACAACTCGTTCGCCACCCGTGAGACCAACGTTTTTGTCATTGGCCAGGACAAGCCCTGGATCTCCCTGCCCAAGGGCAAGGGTGTCAAGCTCACCATTGCTGAGGAGCGTGACCGCAAGCGCGCCCTTGGCAACTAA
- a CDS encoding hypothetical protein (EggNog:ENOG503Q4P5; COG:K), producing MATIEPRLIHLLNNSQTPDLPPIQSLPLDGSVEQSQSLSLPPLESDVSQRGDRNGPNLIPPISIVSNNNTQLPGIGSLTEDPSSLDNPNQLTALARPLHLLLGEPEPAAPSPFSLRRIVDDVQEVQDDGSNKKRHRALTTKDDFVQLPQPLKKQKSAQLVQRGVVPPIIAGLHQPPPNAAVFPPITSNPYHHGEPSNMGLFGGVEERSLPLHLQQHRAQPLPQPISQPQPQTPSELDKIVELRAKRRATKPRKKWTDEETNNLLLGVSKHGVGKWTNILEDPEFKFNGRSAGDLKDRFRTCCPDELRGQLVKKRSKNGNAPTPTSEPNPPSDTSRPKNGLHLDDILSGERPGVVAAEPEQQLSSAQPDSDPPPKVRKSRAHRKKMEDLVELGICGPFKKSHRRERRPFTDEDDRQILHGLEQYGPSWTKIQRDPKYNLSSRQPTDLRDRVRNKYPDVYNQIEKGTLQIADASRRNNLLEPSVNTTIEKSLASASTNPLEPQLNRSGSKEEMARWTTASSYYESTDSLPGLTGVFDMNNETGGSGINIGRLLLDDPLAVGDQMRPDGTSSSASPAADPRIPQNR from the exons ATGGCCACGATCGAGCCAAGGTTAATacacctcctcaacaactcaCAAACCCCCGATCTTCCTCCGATCCAAAGCCTGCCCCTGGATGGCTCGGTCGAGCAGTCGCAATCACTCTCGTTGCCCCCGCTCGAATCAGATGTCAGCCAGCGAGGCGATCGAAATGGTCCAAACCTGATACCGCCGATTTCGATCGTCAGTAACAACAACACGCAACTGCCAGGGATCGGCTCGTTGACCGAAGACCCTTCCTCTCTCGACAATCCAAATCAACTGACGGCATTGGCCCGCCCccttcatctccttcttggcgaACCGGAGCCGGctgccccttcccccttttcactGCGCAGGATTGTCGACGATGTTCAAGAGGTTCAGGATGATGGCTCTAACAAGAAGAGGCATCGCGCACTTACAACCAAGGACGACTTTGTCCAACTACCCCAGCCCCTGAAAAAGCAGAAATCAGCACAGCTTGTTCAACGGGGCGTAGTGCCTCCCATCATTGCCGGCCTCCATCAGCCCCCACCAAATGCCGCTGTCTTCCCACCCATCACTTCGAACCCTTATCATCATGGCGAACCGTCAAACATGGGCCTCTTCGGTGGCGTTGAAGAAAGATCTCTTCCTTTACACCTTCAGCAACACCGCGCTCAACCGCTGCCCCAACCGATATcgcagccgcagccgcag ACTCCCTCGGAACTAGACAAGATTGTTGAACTGAGGGCGAAGAGGCGGGCGACAAAACCGAGGAAAAAGTGGACGGATGAAGAGACGAATAATCTTCTGCTTGGCGTGAGCAAGCACGGCGTCGGGAAGTGGACAAATATCTTGGAGGATCCGGAGTTCAAATTCAACGGCCGGTCCGCGGGAGATCTCAAAGACCGATTCAGAACATGCTGCCCTGATGAGTTGCGAGGGCAGCTGGTCAAAAAGCGCTCCAAGAATGGGAATGCCCCGACCCCGACGTCTGAGCCAAATCCGCCAAGTGACACTTCGAGACCCAAGAATGGCCTGCACCTCGACGATATCTTGAGTGGCGAACGACCAGGCGTCGTGGCTGCCGAACCAGAACAGCAATTATCGTCAGCACAGCCAGACTCGGACCCGCCACCCAAAGTAAGGAAGAGCAGGGCTCACAGGAAAAAAATGGAGGACCTGGTCGAGCTTGGAATTTGCGGCCCTTTCAAGAAATCACACCGTCGGGAACGACGGCCGTTCACCGATGAGGATGACAGGCAGATTCTTCACGGTCTCGAACAATATGGGCCATCGTGGACCAAGATCCAGCGGGATCCAAAGTACAACCTCTCCAGTCGACAGCCTACCGATCTCCGTGACAGAGTCAGAAACAAGTATCCAGATGTCTACAACCAGATCGAAAAGGGCACTCTCCAGATTGCAGATGCCAGCCGCAGGAACAACTTGCTGGAGCCATCAGTCAACACAACCATCGAGAAGTCGCTAGCTTCTGCCAGTACAAATCCGTTAGAGCCACAGCTGAACCGATCTGGGTCTAAGGAAGAGATGGCGCGATGGACAACAGCCTCGAGCTACTACGAGTCCACGGACTCTTTGCCCGGTCTCACTGGTGTTTTTGATATGAATAACGAGACCGGAGGATCGGGAATCAATATTGGGCGGCTGCTACTGGACGACCCCCTGGCGGTCGGCGACCAGATGAGGCCTGATGGCACGTCTAGCAGTGCCTCGCCAGCAGCGGATCCTCGCATACCACAGAACAGATGA